A genomic region of Devosia ginsengisoli contains the following coding sequences:
- a CDS encoding RidA family protein, translated as MIKRIETGIAPSSSPINDAVRAGKHLWLVAIAEDPDTGVIVEGGIEAQARRCIQNLEIAVQAAGGTLANLVMVQIFLIDSADAAGMNAVYREFFTTQPYPVRATVVVKELLAKGLRIEITAQAVLD; from the coding sequence ATGATCAAACGGATTGAAACCGGCATTGCGCCGTCGTCGTCGCCCATCAACGATGCGGTGCGGGCCGGCAAGCATCTGTGGCTGGTGGCGATTGCCGAGGATCCTGACACGGGTGTGATCGTGGAAGGCGGCATCGAGGCCCAGGCGCGACGGTGCATCCAGAATCTGGAGATCGCGGTGCAGGCCGCGGGCGGCACGCTGGCCAATCTGGTGATGGTGCAGATTTTCCTCATCGACAGCGCCGATGCGGCCGGAATGAACGCGGTCTATCGCGAATTCTTCACCACCCAGCCCTATCCGGTGCGAGCGACGGTGGTGGTCAAGGAATTGCTGGCCAAGGGCCTGCGGATCGAAATAACGGCACAGGCGGTACTGGACTGA
- a CDS encoding phage minor head protein: protein MGQLPKDLEKKRLRLESAARRGAFESYVRHGRVPEVYERIAALVNEAKRLNAEASVESLAHRLPAGRQTTHYTWRTADDDRVRTTHAALNGRVFPWISPPAHGHPGHEPNCRCWAEPYYGDPNVPDAMLAMVRERRVNTDPGVLWASIDTLSRPDGSLAASTVLLNDGTSINSTFAAANVGHVVTLRTGETVRVHTEGGSQTFYVGADDEPLLQSKWSPAGPRVVRTRRHMAFLNDPLDPHSGHVRPTNQPEPKPVGPVVIPTAGLIGLNILASGVSALYEMFRAAPEAMGAGDADAQIITYKTWTNGIAPNGGPDDKPLVVPIFVGSLTAEQARDACPLLPQVQSWTDQAAFALAADQPDFGGPRAGIALHNLVKNNVEQAKRDSPFMYRGVYTELSIGGSGDLAPYGGAGTSRLDVVDLRPPERPTVICDFEVKTGNARLRADQLNDYMRRLAQRYAGATIYVIVIRPNITRHDDDH from the coding sequence ATGGGACAGCTACCAAAAGACCTTGAGAAAAAGCGGCTGCGCCTGGAAAGCGCGGCTCGCCGTGGTGCATTTGAAAGCTACGTCCGTCACGGTCGTGTGCCCGAGGTATATGAGCGCATCGCCGCCCTGGTGAACGAGGCGAAGCGCCTTAATGCGGAGGCATCAGTCGAGTCTCTGGCTCACCGGCTCCCCGCAGGCCGCCAGACGACGCACTACACTTGGCGCACAGCGGACGACGACCGTGTTCGTACCACGCATGCGGCACTCAACGGACGCGTATTCCCCTGGATCAGCCCGCCGGCGCATGGTCATCCCGGCCACGAACCCAACTGCCGTTGCTGGGCGGAGCCCTACTATGGCGATCCTAACGTGCCCGATGCCATGCTGGCGATGGTGCGGGAGCGACGGGTCAACACCGATCCGGGTGTGCTTTGGGCGAGTATCGATACGCTGAGCCGACCGGACGGGAGCCTGGCAGCGTCGACTGTCCTATTGAACGATGGGACAAGCATCAATTCAACGTTTGCTGCTGCGAACGTGGGACACGTCGTGACGCTACGGACGGGCGAGACGGTTCGCGTCCATACGGAAGGCGGTTCCCAGACCTTCTATGTTGGCGCGGATGACGAGCCGCTCCTGCAAAGCAAATGGTCTCCGGCTGGGCCAAGGGTGGTCCGGACACGGCGGCATATGGCATTCCTCAATGACCCGCTAGACCCGCATTCAGGGCATGTCCGGCCGACCAACCAGCCGGAACCCAAACCCGTCGGCCCGGTGGTTATTCCAACTGCGGGTTTGATCGGTCTGAACATTTTGGCCTCGGGGGTGTCGGCACTCTACGAGATGTTTAGGGCCGCTCCTGAAGCGATGGGCGCGGGAGACGCCGACGCGCAGATCATCACATACAAGACTTGGACGAATGGCATTGCGCCAAACGGTGGACCGGATGACAAACCGTTGGTCGTGCCCATTTTCGTTGGAAGCCTCACGGCAGAACAGGCTCGGGACGCCTGCCCTCTCTTGCCGCAGGTCCAATCATGGACCGACCAAGCAGCATTTGCGCTGGCAGCAGATCAACCTGATTTCGGCGGTCCAAGGGCCGGCATCGCTTTGCACAACTTAGTCAAGAATAATGTTGAACAAGCGAAGCGTGATTCCCCATTCATGTATCGCGGTGTCTACACAGAGCTTTCCATTGGGGGTTCTGGTGACCTCGCTCCTTACGGGGGGGCGGGAACAAGTCGGCTGGACGTGGTCGATCTGCGACCGCCTGAGCGGCCAACTGTCATATGTGATTTTGAAGTCAAAACCGGAAATGCCCGTCTTCGGGCGGACCAATTGAATGACTACATGAGGCGTCTTGCCCAACGGTACGCTGGTGCTACGATCTATGTCATTGTCATACGGCCAAATATCACCCGTCACGATGACGACCATTAA
- the gpt gene encoding xanthine phosphoribosyltransferase produces MNNPNQKSFPVTWDQFHRDSRALAWRLAGMGTFDAVVAIARGGLVPAAIVARELNIRTVETVAVKSYDHQNQGGIQVLKPISQPILDVAKNGGKVLIVDDLVDTGSTARVVREMLPGAHFATVYAKPKGRELVDTFITEVSQDTWIFFPWDLDVAYVAPISGGTD; encoded by the coding sequence GTGAACAATCCGAACCAGAAGTCGTTCCCCGTCACCTGGGACCAGTTCCATCGCGACAGCCGGGCGCTGGCTTGGCGGCTGGCGGGCATGGGCACGTTCGACGCGGTTGTCGCCATCGCCCGCGGAGGCCTAGTGCCAGCCGCCATCGTGGCGCGCGAACTCAACATCCGCACGGTCGAGACCGTGGCCGTCAAGAGCTACGATCACCAGAACCAGGGCGGCATCCAGGTGCTCAAGCCCATCAGCCAGCCGATCCTCGACGTGGCGAAGAATGGCGGCAAAGTACTGATCGTCGACGACCTCGTCGACACCGGCTCCACCGCCCGCGTCGTCCGCGAAATGCTCCCCGGCGCGCACTTTGCGACAGTTTACGCAAAACCCAAGGGCCGCGAACTGGTCGATACCTTCATCACCGAAGTCAGCCAGGACACCTGGATTTTCTTCCCGTGGGACCTTGATGTGGCCTATGTCGCCCCGATCAGCGGCGGGACGGACTGA
- a CDS encoding competence/damage-inducible protein A, protein MPSPDTVTAGLLVIGDEILSGRTKDVNIGATADFCTDLGIDLKEVRVVSDETDDIVDAVNALRARYTYVFTTGGIGPTHDDITADAIAKAFGVALPIHAEARAMLEARWRETGTEVNEARLRMARIPEGASLIVNSVSAAPGFRIGNVHVMAGVPVIMRAMLEALVPVLKGGKKVLSVAVRAAVGEGTLGGPLGALQAQYPDVKMGSYPQMGKDRVMTELVLRSSEAARLEEAAGKVREMVTEAHRKAGIALPDDAY, encoded by the coding sequence ATGCCCAGTCCAGACACCGTTACCGCCGGTCTCCTCGTCATTGGCGACGAAATCCTTTCGGGACGTACCAAGGACGTCAATATTGGCGCCACCGCCGATTTCTGCACCGATCTGGGGATCGACCTCAAGGAAGTGCGCGTGGTCAGCGACGAGACCGACGATATCGTCGATGCCGTCAACGCCCTGCGCGCCCGCTACACTTATGTGTTCACCACTGGCGGCATCGGGCCGACGCATGACGACATCACCGCCGACGCCATTGCCAAGGCGTTCGGGGTGGCCTTGCCGATCCATGCCGAGGCCCGCGCCATGCTGGAAGCGCGCTGGAGGGAAACCGGCACCGAGGTCAACGAGGCCCGGCTACGCATGGCGCGGATTCCCGAAGGCGCTTCGCTCATCGTCAACTCCGTCAGCGCCGCGCCGGGCTTCCGCATCGGCAATGTGCATGTCATGGCCGGCGTGCCTGTCATCATGCGGGCCATGCTCGAGGCGCTGGTGCCGGTCCTCAAGGGCGGCAAGAAGGTCCTGTCGGTGGCCGTCAGGGCCGCGGTGGGCGAGGGGACTTTGGGCGGGCCGCTCGGCGCGCTGCAGGCGCAATATCCTGACGTCAAGATGGGCAGCTATCCTCAGATGGGCAAGGATCGGGTGATGACCGAGCTGGTGCTGCGCTCGTCCGAGGCCGCCCGCCTGGAAGAAGCAGCCGGCAAGGTGCGCGAAATGGTAACCGAGGCGCATCGCAAGGCCGGTATCGCTCTGCCTGATGACGCTTACTGA
- the map gene encoding type I methionyl aminopeptidase yields MITFVDAPAKARRTPGVIPLHGTEGFEGMRKAGALTAQALDILTEYVEPGVPTATIDKVAYEFARDNGAVPATIFYKGYRHSLCTSINHVVCHGIPDERPLRDGDIVNVDLTLVVDGWHGDSSRMYPVGEISRKAERLIEITYASLEAGIAAAQPGKTTGDIGAAIQAVAEGERMSVVRDFVGHGLGKLFHDEPNIMHFGTPGTGVPLKPGMIFTIEPMINLGRPHVKILSDGWTAVTRDRTLSAQCEHSIGITETGCEIFTLSPGGLFNPMAVRAA; encoded by the coding sequence ATGATCACCTTCGTCGATGCCCCCGCCAAAGCCCGCCGCACGCCCGGCGTCATTCCGCTGCATGGCACGGAAGGCTTCGAAGGCATGCGCAAGGCCGGGGCGCTGACGGCGCAGGCGCTCGACATTCTCACCGAATATGTCGAGCCGGGCGTGCCCACCGCCACCATCGACAAGGTCGCCTATGAATTCGCGCGCGATAACGGCGCCGTGCCGGCCACCATTTTCTACAAGGGCTACCGCCATTCGCTCTGCACCTCGATCAACCACGTGGTCTGTCACGGCATTCCCGACGAGCGCCCGCTGCGCGACGGCGATATCGTCAATGTGGACCTGACGCTGGTTGTCGATGGCTGGCATGGCGATTCCAGCCGCATGTATCCGGTGGGGGAGATTTCGCGGAAGGCCGAGCGGCTGATCGAGATCACCTATGCCAGCCTCGAAGCCGGCATTGCCGCAGCCCAGCCAGGCAAGACCACCGGCGATATCGGCGCCGCCATCCAGGCCGTGGCGGAGGGCGAACGCATGAGCGTGGTGCGCGATTTCGTCGGCCATGGGCTGGGCAAGCTGTTTCACGATGAGCCCAATATCATGCATTTCGGCACGCCGGGCACTGGCGTCCCGCTGAAGCCCGGCATGATCTTCACCATCGAGCCGATGATCAATCTCGGCCGCCCGCATGTGAAAATCCTGTCCGACGGCTGGACCGCTGTCACCCGCGACCGCACCCTGTCGGCGCAGTGCGAGCATTCCATCGGCATCACCGAAACCGGCTGCGAGATTTTTACGCTGTCGCCCGGCGGGCTGTTCAACCCCATGGCCGTGCGGGCAGCATGA
- the radC gene encoding RadC family protein — protein sequence MSKERRDAFAEASYPAPDIPQQADDHAGHRQRVRERFLKVGGDALEDYELLELALQLAIPRRDTKALAKALLREFGSFSGVFNASQARLEKVEGLGATSVAHIKVIQAVAARFGRDRIDNEQPILGSWSQLIDYCRSQMAFETIEQFRILFLDKKNRLIADEVQQTGTVDHTPVYPREVIKRTLELSATALILVHNHPSGDPSPSSADVRMTREISDIAKPLGITLHDHIIIGKSGHASLRGLKLL from the coding sequence ATGAGCAAGGAGCGGCGCGACGCGTTCGCCGAAGCCAGCTATCCGGCGCCGGACATCCCCCAGCAGGCCGACGACCATGCCGGCCATCGCCAGCGCGTGCGCGAACGCTTCCTCAAGGTCGGGGGTGACGCGCTGGAAGATTACGAATTGCTCGAACTGGCTTTGCAACTGGCCATTCCCCGTCGCGACACCAAGGCCCTGGCCAAGGCGCTGCTGCGCGAATTCGGTTCCTTCTCCGGCGTGTTCAATGCCAGCCAGGCGCGGCTGGAAAAGGTGGAAGGGCTGGGCGCCACCTCGGTCGCCCATATCAAGGTCATCCAGGCCGTTGCTGCCCGCTTCGGGCGTGACCGGATCGACAACGAACAACCGATCCTCGGCTCCTGGAGCCAGTTGATCGATTACTGCCGCAGCCAGATGGCCTTCGAAACCATCGAGCAGTTCCGCATCCTGTTTCTCGACAAGAAAAACCGGCTGATCGCCGATGAGGTGCAGCAGACCGGCACCGTCGATCACACCCCGGTCTATCCGCGCGAGGTCATCAAGCGGACGCTGGAGCTTTCGGCCACCGCGCTGATCCTGGTGCACAACCATCCGTCCGGCGATCCCTCCCCGTCATCGGCAGATGTGCGGATGACCAGGGAAATATCGGACATAGCCAAGCCCCTGGGGATAACTTT